The following DNA comes from Tepidanaerobacter syntrophicus.
TTATAAAAGCAGAGTATATTTTTCTGTCGCTAAAAATTGATATCAGAAGTTTTTTAAGATATGAATTTCCAATAGATTGGACAATTGCATTAAGCCTCTTTGCCATTTCCCTGCGGTCTTTCCCAGTTGTTTGTTGAAACAGAGTAAGGTCAACAGCTCCTTCGTATTTTTCTATGCTTGTTATGTTTATTTGAAGACCGTTATATTCTGTTATATAACCCTCGACCAGTACCACATCCCCTTCATTAAATAAATCAATTACATCCTCGACGCCTTCCCAAAGTCTTGCTTCAATAGTGCCTGTGCAGTCACCTAAAACTAATTTCATAAACTGGCCAGGGGCTTTTGAACTTGAAGAAGAGTAATTCGCTAAACTTTTCTTTACCACACCGAACAAATCTTTTACTTTATCTCCAACCTTTAGATCTTTTATGAACTGTTTTTCCATTTCAACCTCCGAAGGCACATAAGAAGTGTGCCGCTTGATACAATAAGATTATAGCACAAGTTAGTTTATTTAAAAAGAAAAAGTCGAAGCGATTACATTTCGCTTCGACTTTTTCTTTAATTAACTCCAAACCTGTTTTAAGACCCTGAGAGCATTCCCGCTGATAACTTTTTCTATATCTTCGTCAGAATACCCGTGTTTTACTAGCCACCTTATAATATTCCAAGATCCTTCTGTTGGATTTTCGAGACCTTTAACATATTTTACTTCTTCATATTCTGCATTAATATTACTCGTCTCTTTCTTGGATAGATTTGCGGAGTAAACATTATGCAAAGCTACGTGGTCTCCATATAGAGAATCTGTTCCAAAAGATACGTGCTCAATTCCAACAAGATTTGCGATATACTCAAAGTGCTCCATTACTGATTCAATATCATGTGTCATATGCGTTTTTGTCATTGTGGTATGCGGTGCGGCTTCCACTCCGACAACTCCACCTTTTTCTGCAATAGCTTTTATTAAATCATCATGAAAAAGTCTTTTACTGTCCCATAATGCTCTTGCCCCGCAATGACTGGCGATTATAGGCTTTTGAGAATACGTAACTGCGTCGTAAGCAGTTTTTGGTCCGCAATGAGATACGTCAATGAGCATTCCCACTTTATTCATACGTTCCACGGCTGCTTTGCCAAATTTTGTTAGACCACCATCATTATCTTCTTTAAGACCATTACCAAGAGCATTTGACTCAGAATAAGTAATTCCTAGTTGCCTTACACCAAGGCCATAAAGAATATCAATCCTGTCTAACTCGTTTTCAATAGGAGCAGCGCCTTCAACTACGGCGACCCATGCAATTTTTCCTTCTTCATGCGCCTTATAGATATCTTCAACTCGTTTGCAATGAATTAAAAAATCTTGATGGGCGATATCACATAATCGCATTCCTAAATCGTGAATTATGTCTTGCCATTTCCAACCCGCTTTGGATGAAATTGTATTTGTTCCATCCATCATATTATCAAAAACACAGTCTATGCAAGAATGAGATAATGCTTCATATGCGCAAAACTCTCTTCCTGCTGTATTATACTCCGGAGTTTTCGACATATCCTTTGGAAATAAAGTAGGATGTTCATGCAAAGCAATAAAAATCTTTTCTTTTGCTAACCTTTGAACTCTTTCTTCCTGGGTTTCATCGAGTGGCACTAAATAACCGCCTGTCCAATTCCAATCAACAAACTCGAAATCTTGATAATCCTTGCCTGGCTCTAAATAAGAATAAGCCTTATAACCCTTATATGCTGTTTTTATTCCCAATTGCAAGTCACCTCTTATTATTTTTTGTAAACTTTAACAATATCTTTTGCTGCCAACAAGCCATAAAGACCCGGTGTCAGATCCCAGCCTTCAAAATCTTTTGAATAACCATAAGCATTAGTTCTTACAAACAGGTTTATTGACGGCAGTTCTTCTACAAATTCTTTTTGAAACTCATTCATAATTTCTATGCGCTTTTCGTAACTGATTTCCCTCTCAGACATGTCAAGCAGCTCATCAATTCTCTCATTCTTATAACCCATAAAGTTTAGTGCCGCATCTGATCTGTAGATTGTACCTAAAGAGGAATCCGGATCGTCGATTACGCCCCACTCAATTAGATTAATATCGAAATTGCGTTGCTTTACCACTCTATCTGTATACGTTGCAGGATCTACAGGTTTAAGGTTAATAGCAAATCCGGCTTTTTCAGCATTTGCCTTAACTATATTTACCATAGCATCTACGTTTGCTGTAGTAGTTCTGTAAATAAGCTCAAATTCGAGTTTTTTTCCATTTTTCTCCATTACGCCGTCTTTGTTCATTGTATAGCCTGCATCTGTTAAGACTTTTTTTGCACCTTCGATATCAAATGCCGGAAATTTAATATTTGATTTTACCAAATCCTTATATACAGGTGAAATAGGTGTTTCCATCTTTATTGCGCCGCCTTGCAATGCAGTATTAACAAGCGCATCGCGGTCAATTGTCATTGCAAAAGCTTTTCTTACATTTTTATCTGCTAATAGTTCATTCTTATAGTTAAAGCTTATATAGCCATAACCTAGGGAGTTAACCTTCATTATGCCAAACTTATCAGGTGATGCCTCCAATTGTTTTTGTGATGCTATTGGCATTGCAGAGCCGGATACGTGAACTTCGCCATTTTTCATGGCAAGCACAAGTGCATTTGGATCCGGAAAAATTCTGAAAGTTATAGTTTC
Coding sequences within:
- a CDS encoding ABC transporter substrate-binding protein, which codes for MKKGKLVSLLVFTIVLAILVTACGGGQSQPAEKTGGSETEKSEPKVGGDLVVGLAGDPYSIAPWVSNDLNSALIANLIVPPIMVTDDQARKVPYILKDYEVSDDAKVYTVTIHDGLTWHDGTPFTAEDLAFTCEYTREKSLGHGADMFAAVEKVEVIDDTTVKYYLSKPQVNFLSQTGFWINIMPKHIFENVEDPMNFDYDGTGYGPFKLKEYKKGEYYTFERVPNWPLANDGLGAYLETITFRIFPDPNALVLAMKNGEVHVSGSAMPIASQKQLEASPDKFGIMKVNSLGYGYISFNYKNELLADKNVRKAFAMTIDRDALVNTALQGGAIKMETPISPVYKDLVKSNIKFPAFDIEGAKKVLTDAGYTMNKDGVMEKNGKKLEFELIYRTTTANVDAMVNIVKANAEKAGFAINLKPVDPATYTDRVVKQRNFDINLIEWGVIDDPDSSLGTIYRSDAALNFMGYKNERIDELLDMSEREISYEKRIEIMNEFQKEFVEELPSINLFVRTNAYGYSKDFEGWDLTPGLYGLLAAKDIVKVYKK
- a CDS encoding dipeptidase, producing the protein MKTAYKGYKAYSYLEPGKDYQDFEFVDWNWTGGYLVPLDETQEERVQRLAKEKIFIALHEHPTLFPKDMSKTPEYNTAGREFCAYEALSHSCIDCVFDNMMDGTNTISSKAGWKWQDIIHDLGMRLCDIAHQDFLIHCKRVEDIYKAHEEGKIAWVAVVEGAAPIENELDRIDILYGLGVRQLGITYSESNALGNGLKEDNDGGLTKFGKAAVERMNKVGMLIDVSHCGPKTAYDAVTYSQKPIIASHCGARALWDSKRLFHDDLIKAIAEKGGVVGVEAAPHTTMTKTHMTHDIESVMEHFEYIANLVGIEHVSFGTDSLYGDHVALHNVYSANLSKKETSNINAEYEEVKYVKGLENPTEGSWNIIRWLVKHGYSDEDIEKVISGNALRVLKQVWS